One segment of Stenotrophomonas sp. SAU14A_NAIMI4_8 DNA contains the following:
- a CDS encoding M1 family metallopeptidase, with protein sequence MRNPLMLLPLAVALAAGCSQEAAAPAAAPTAEKAPAAPVNAENRSHDESSYAEPDKVVIKDIALDLKLDFDQKQIGGTATYTLEWKQKDAQQLVLDTRELSVSKVEAIAADGARSPLKFELAPVDKVFGSKLTIEAPAQPAKVEVSYHTAPTASGLQWLEPSMTEGKKLPFMFSQSQAIHARSWVPLQDTPSVRFTYSAHVVSRPDVMVLMSADNDPKTARDGDYTFKMPQPIPSYLLAIAAGDLVFEPISGRSGVWAEPTMVNKAAKEFEDTEKMIGAAEKLYGEYRWGRYDMLVLPPSFPFGGMENPRLTFATPTVIVGDKSLVSLVAHELAHSWSGNLVTNASWKDIWLNEGFTTYVQGRITEALYGKEMAEMEKQIDQTDLLAEVKDMSPADQALALPPLNERDPDEALSQVAYVKGSWFLEFLEQRFGRETFDPFLRGWFDDHAFQSANTDQFVEYLKKNLLPKNPTAVSEAELKAWLDEPGIPAFAAKAQSRNFSSVDAARIAFSGAGSLPGSQVTAEWGTQEWVRFIDGLGTTLPLDKLAALDKAYHFTGTANGEIAMRWYPLTIRSGYTQANEAAGAFIERVGRRKLIMPIYAELVKTPEGLAFAKQAFEKAKPGYHPITTASVQDMLAKAEAK encoded by the coding sequence ATGCGTAATCCGCTGATGCTCCTTCCGCTGGCCGTGGCCCTGGCCGCCGGCTGCTCCCAGGAGGCGGCCGCGCCCGCCGCCGCCCCGACTGCCGAAAAGGCCCCCGCCGCCCCCGTGAACGCCGAAAACCGCAGCCACGACGAAAGCTCCTATGCCGAGCCGGACAAGGTCGTCATCAAGGACATCGCGCTGGATCTGAAGCTGGACTTCGACCAGAAGCAGATCGGCGGCACCGCCACCTACACCCTGGAATGGAAGCAGAAGGACGCCCAGCAGCTGGTGCTGGACACCCGTGAGCTGAGCGTTTCCAAGGTCGAGGCCATCGCCGCCGACGGCGCGCGCAGCCCGCTGAAGTTCGAGCTGGCCCCGGTCGACAAGGTGTTCGGCAGCAAGCTGACCATCGAAGCCCCGGCCCAGCCGGCCAAGGTGGAAGTGAGCTACCACACCGCCCCGACCGCCTCGGGCCTGCAGTGGCTGGAGCCGTCGATGACCGAAGGCAAGAAGCTGCCCTTCATGTTCAGCCAGTCGCAGGCCATCCACGCCCGTTCCTGGGTGCCGCTGCAGGACACCCCCAGCGTGCGCTTCACCTACAGCGCGCACGTGGTCTCGCGCCCGGACGTGATGGTGCTGATGAGCGCCGACAACGATCCCAAGACCGCGCGTGATGGTGACTACACCTTCAAGATGCCGCAGCCGATTCCGTCCTACCTGCTGGCCATCGCCGCCGGTGACCTGGTGTTCGAGCCGATTTCCGGCCGCTCCGGCGTCTGGGCCGAGCCGACCATGGTGAACAAGGCCGCCAAGGAATTCGAAGACACCGAGAAGATGATCGGTGCCGCCGAAAAGCTGTACGGCGAATACCGCTGGGGCCGCTACGACATGCTGGTGCTGCCGCCGTCGTTCCCGTTCGGCGGCATGGAAAACCCGCGCCTGACCTTCGCCACCCCCACCGTGATCGTCGGCGACAAGTCGCTGGTTTCGCTGGTGGCCCACGAACTGGCGCACAGCTGGTCGGGCAACCTGGTCACCAACGCCAGCTGGAAGGACATCTGGTTGAACGAAGGCTTCACCACCTACGTGCAGGGGCGCATTACCGAAGCCCTGTACGGCAAGGAAATGGCCGAAATGGAAAAGCAGATCGACCAGACCGACCTGCTGGCCGAAGTGAAGGACATGAGCCCGGCCGACCAGGCCCTGGCACTGCCGCCGCTGAACGAGCGTGACCCCGACGAAGCCCTGAGCCAGGTGGCCTACGTGAAGGGTTCCTGGTTCTTGGAGTTCCTGGAACAGCGCTTCGGCCGCGAAACCTTCGATCCGTTCCTGCGTGGCTGGTTCGATGACCATGCCTTCCAGAGCGCCAACACCGACCAGTTCGTCGAGTACCTGAAGAAGAACCTGCTGCCGAAGAACCCGACGGCGGTGAGCGAAGCCGAACTGAAGGCATGGCTGGACGAGCCGGGCATCCCGGCGTTCGCCGCCAAGGCGCAGTCGCGCAACTTCAGCAGCGTCGATGCCGCGCGCATCGCCTTCTCCGGCGCCGGCAGCCTGCCGGGCAGCCAGGTCACCGCCGAATGGGGTACCCAGGAATGGGTGCGCTTCATCGACGGCCTGGGCACCACCCTGCCGCTGGACAAGCTGGCCGCGCTGGACAAGGCCTACCACTTCACCGGCACCGCGAACGGTGAAATCGCCATGCGCTGGTACCCGCTGACCATCCGCAGCGGCTACACCCAGGCCAACGAAGCGGCCGGTGCGTTCATCGAGCGCGTGGGCCGTCGCAAGCTGATCATGCCGATCTACGCCGAACTGGTGAAGACGCCCGAGGGCCTGGCGTTCGCCAAGCAGGCCTTCGAGAAGGCCAAGCCGGGTTACCACCCGATCACCACCGCCTCGGTGCAGGACATGCTGGCCAAGGCCGAAGCCAAGTAA
- the ubiE gene encoding bifunctional demethylmenaquinone methyltransferase/2-methoxy-6-polyprenyl-1,4-benzoquinol methylase UbiE, whose translation MSESPYKSGTTHFGFRDVDAKDKQKLVGQVFTSVARNYDLMNDLMSLGVHRAWKRYYVATAQVKPGDRVLDLAGGTGDIAALLKERVGAEGSVVLGDINAGMLSVGRDRLTNRGLVLGLDYVQCNAEALPFPDNSFDLVTIAFGLRNVTDKDAGLREMYRVLKVGGQARVLEFSEVTADWFKPIYDFHSFRILPKLGKLFANDSDSYQYLAESIRKHPPQEELKAMMGQAGFERCHYKNLTGGIVSIHSGYKL comes from the coding sequence ATGAGCGAATCCCCCTACAAATCCGGTACCACCCACTTCGGGTTCCGCGACGTCGACGCCAAGGACAAGCAGAAGCTGGTCGGGCAGGTGTTCACTTCGGTCGCGCGCAACTACGACCTGATGAACGACCTGATGAGCCTGGGCGTGCACCGGGCCTGGAAGCGCTACTACGTAGCCACCGCGCAGGTGAAACCGGGCGACCGCGTGCTCGACCTGGCCGGCGGCACCGGCGATATCGCCGCCCTGCTGAAGGAGCGCGTGGGCGCCGAGGGCTCGGTTGTGCTGGGCGACATCAACGCCGGCATGCTGTCGGTCGGCCGTGACCGCCTGACCAACCGCGGCCTGGTGCTGGGCCTGGACTACGTGCAGTGCAACGCCGAAGCCCTGCCGTTCCCGGACAACAGCTTCGATCTGGTCACCATAGCCTTCGGTCTGCGCAACGTGACCGACAAGGATGCCGGCCTGCGCGAGATGTACCGCGTGTTGAAGGTGGGCGGCCAGGCCCGCGTGCTGGAGTTCTCCGAGGTCACTGCCGACTGGTTCAAGCCGATCTACGACTTCCACTCGTTCAGGATCCTGCCGAAGCTGGGCAAGCTGTTCGCCAACGATTCGGACAGCTACCAGTACCTGGCTGAAAGCATCCGCAAGCACCCGCCGCAGGAAGAGCTGAAGGCGATGATGGGGCAGGCCGGTTTCGAGCGCTGCCACTACAAGAACCTGACCGGTGGCATCGTTTCGATCCATTCCGGTTACAAGCTGTAA
- a CDS encoding nucleoside deaminase, translated as MITTPDYQALLQTAIAEARQGLAEGGVPIGAALYHNDGRLLGCGHNRRVQEGDPSVHGETDAFRKAGRQRRYQDTIMVTTLAPCWYCSGLVRQFNIGTVVVGESRTFQGGIDWLRENGVNVIDLDSQECVDLLGGFIAQHPDIWNEDIGE; from the coding sequence ATGATCACCACGCCCGACTACCAGGCCCTGCTGCAGACCGCCATTGCCGAAGCCCGCCAGGGCCTGGCCGAAGGCGGCGTGCCGATCGGCGCGGCGCTGTACCACAACGATGGCCGCCTGCTGGGCTGCGGCCACAACCGCCGCGTGCAGGAAGGTGACCCGTCGGTGCACGGCGAAACCGATGCCTTCCGCAAGGCCGGCCGCCAGCGCCGCTACCAGGACACCATCATGGTGACCACCCTGGCCCCGTGCTGGTACTGCTCCGGGCTGGTGCGCCAGTTCAACATCGGCACCGTGGTGGTGGGCGAATCGCGCACCTTCCAGGGCGGCATCGACTGGCTGCGCGAGAACGGCGTGAACGTGATCGACCTGGACAGCCAAGAATGCGTGGATCTGCTGGGCGGTTTCATTGCGCAGCATCCGGACATCTGGAACGAAGACATCGGCGAATAA
- a CDS encoding low affinity iron permease family protein: MSARNLFNTLAKKASAAAGSPWTFLTAISIVVLWGISGPVFGFNDTWQLVINTGTTIITFLMVFLIQHTQNSDTAAMQIKLDELIRATADANNELLDLEEMDEERLEEIRAEYERMAREAGDALARVRACRVPPRDDEAV, translated from the coding sequence ATGAGCGCACGCAACCTGTTCAACACCCTGGCCAAGAAGGCCTCCGCCGCGGCCGGCTCGCCGTGGACCTTCCTGACGGCGATCAGCATCGTGGTGCTGTGGGGTATCAGCGGCCCGGTGTTCGGCTTCAACGACACCTGGCAGCTGGTCATCAATACCGGCACCACCATCATCACCTTCCTGATGGTGTTCCTGATCCAGCACACGCAGAACTCTGATACCGCGGCGATGCAGATCAAGCTGGACGAGCTGATCCGCGCCACGGCCGATGCCAACAACGAGTTGCTGGATCTGGAAGAGATGGATGAGGAGCGGCTGGAGGAGATCCGCGCCGAGTACGAGCGCATGGCCCGCGAGGCGGGTGACGCGCTGGCGCGGGTGCGCGCATGCCGCGTTCCCCCGCGCGATGATGAAGCCGTGTAA
- the smeF gene encoding multidrug efflux RND transporter outer membrane subunit SmeF produces MKFHTLVLSAAVALVLGGCSTLVPKNTAVAPGIPAQWPAEATEGEVADAAAVGWRDFFTDARLQEVIDQALANNRDLRVAVLNVEKARGQYRVQRADRVPALTAQGQMQRSGGDVPVSEQFSANLGVAEFELDLFGRVRNLSEAALQQYFAVAANRRNAQLSLVAETATAWLTYGADQQQLKIAEATLKTYEDSLRLAEARHERGGSSGLELSQTRTLVETARTDAARLRGQLAQDRNALALLAGGQVDPALLPDSIAPQVLALAPPPAGLPSDVLLQRPDIMAAEHQLLAANANIGAARAAFFPSIKLTGSVGSSSGELSGLFDSGTRVWSFLPTITLPIFQGGKLRANLAVANAERDIALAEYEKSIQTGFRETADALALNVSLDEQVASQQRLVEAAELANRLSQARYDAGLDSFVTLLDARRTAYSAQQTQLQAQLAQQANRITLYKVLGGGWRERS; encoded by the coding sequence ATGAAATTCCATACCCTTGTTCTTTCTGCCGCCGTGGCCCTTGTGCTGGGCGGCTGTTCCACCCTGGTGCCGAAGAACACCGCCGTCGCCCCGGGCATTCCCGCGCAGTGGCCGGCTGAGGCAACCGAAGGTGAGGTGGCCGATGCGGCCGCCGTCGGCTGGCGCGATTTCTTCACCGATGCGCGCCTGCAGGAGGTGATCGACCAGGCCCTGGCCAACAACCGCGACCTGCGCGTGGCCGTACTGAACGTGGAAAAGGCGCGCGGCCAGTACCGCGTACAGCGCGCCGACCGCGTGCCTGCGCTGACCGCGCAGGGGCAGATGCAGCGCAGCGGCGGTGATGTGCCGGTCAGCGAACAGTTCAGCGCCAACCTGGGCGTGGCTGAGTTCGAACTGGACCTGTTCGGCCGCGTGCGTAACCTGAGCGAAGCGGCGCTGCAGCAGTACTTCGCCGTGGCAGCCAACCGACGCAACGCGCAGCTGAGCCTGGTGGCCGAGACCGCCACCGCATGGCTGACCTACGGCGCCGACCAGCAGCAGCTGAAGATTGCCGAAGCGACCCTGAAGACCTACGAGGATTCGCTGCGCCTGGCCGAAGCACGCCACGAGCGCGGTGGCAGTTCGGGCCTGGAACTGAGCCAGACCCGCACGCTGGTGGAAACCGCGCGCACCGACGCCGCGCGCCTGCGCGGGCAGTTGGCGCAGGACCGCAATGCCCTGGCGCTGCTGGCAGGCGGCCAGGTCGATCCGGCGCTGCTGCCGGACAGCATCGCACCGCAGGTGCTGGCGCTGGCGCCGCCGCCGGCGGGCCTGCCCAGCGACGTGCTGCTGCAGCGCCCGGACATCATGGCCGCCGAACACCAGCTGTTGGCCGCCAACGCCAACATCGGTGCCGCGCGCGCCGCGTTCTTCCCGAGCATCAAGCTGACCGGCAGCGTGGGCAGCAGTTCCGGTGAACTGTCCGGGCTGTTCGACAGTGGCACGCGGGTGTGGAGCTTCCTGCCGACCATCACCCTGCCGATCTTCCAGGGCGGCAAGCTGCGCGCGAACCTGGCCGTGGCCAATGCCGAGCGTGATATCGCACTGGCCGAGTATGAAAAGTCGATCCAGACCGGTTTCCGCGAAACCGCCGATGCGCTGGCGCTGAACGTCAGCCTGGACGAGCAGGTGGCCTCGCAGCAGCGCCTGGTGGAGGCCGCAGAACTGGCCAATCGTCTGTCGCAGGCACGCTATGACGCCGGCCTGGACAGCTTCGTCACCCTGCTCGACGCGCGCCGCACCGCCTACAGCGCACAGCAGACCCAGCTGCAGGCGCAGCTGGCGCAGCAGGCCAACCGCATCACCCTGTACAAGGTACTGGGCGGCGGCTGGCGCGAGCGCAGCTGA
- the smeE gene encoding multidrug efflux RND transporter permease subunit SmeE, producing MARFFIDRPIFAWVIAIIIMLAGALAVMKLPVSMYPEVAPPAVEISATYPGASAKVVEDSVTQIIEQNMKGLDGLIYFSSNSSANGQATITLTFEAGTNPDIAQVQVQNKLQLAMPLLPQEVQRQGINVAKSSSGFLQVLGFVSNDGSMDANDIADYVGSNIVDTLSRVPGVGNIQVFGGKYAMRIWLDPNKLHTYKLSVDEVTAAITAQNAQVAIGQLGGAPSVKGQQLNATINAQDRLQTPEQFRNILVRGGTDGSELRLGDVARVELGAESYDFVTRYNGKPSTGIAITLATGANALDTAEGVRAALDDMKASFPAGLETVIPYDTTPFVKVSIKGVIKTLIEAIVLVFVVMYLFLQNFRATLIPTIAVPVVLLGTFGVLAALGFSVNMLTMFAMVLAIGLLVDDAIVVVENVERIMSEEGLSPLEATRKSMSQITGALVGIGLVLSAVFVPMAFMSGSTGIIYRQFSATIVSAMALSVLVAIVLTPALCATMLKPLKKGEHHVAHKGLVGRFFNGFNRGFDRSSETYQRGVKGIIHRPWRFMGIFLALAVVMGVLFARLPSSFLPNEDQGIMMALVQTPVGATQERTLEAMAKLEDHFLKNEADAVESIFAVQGFSFAGMGQNAGMAFVKLKDWSERDADQSVGAITGRAMGALGQIKDAFIFAFPPPAMPELGIGSGYTFFLKDTSGKGHDALLAARNQLLGAAGQSKLLANVRPNGQEDTPQLRIDVDVEKANALGLSISSINNTLAAAWGSSYIDDFIDRGRVKRVYVMADAPFRMNPDDFNVWSVKNGQGEMVPFSAFATKRWDYGSPRLERYNGVSAMEIQGEPAAGVASGDAMAEIERIAKDLPPGFEIEWTALSYQERQAGSQTPLLYTLSLMIVFLCLAALYESWSVPTSVLLVAPLGILGAVLANTFRGMERDIYFQVAMLTTVGLTSKNAILIVEFAKENLEKGVGLIEATMHAVRDRLRPIIMTSLAFGLGVLPLAIASGAGSGAQRAIGTGVLGGMLVGTVLGVFFIPLFFVVVQRVFKRKTAA from the coding sequence ATGGCACGTTTCTTTATTGATCGACCCATCTTCGCGTGGGTGATCGCCATCATCATCATGCTGGCCGGTGCGCTGGCGGTGATGAAGCTGCCGGTGTCGATGTATCCCGAAGTGGCCCCGCCGGCCGTCGAGATCAGCGCCACCTACCCGGGTGCATCGGCCAAGGTGGTCGAGGACTCGGTCACGCAGATCATCGAGCAGAACATGAAGGGCCTGGATGGCCTGATCTACTTCTCGTCCAACAGCTCGGCCAACGGCCAGGCCACCATCACCCTCACCTTCGAAGCCGGCACCAACCCGGACATCGCCCAGGTGCAGGTGCAGAACAAGCTGCAGCTGGCCATGCCGCTGCTGCCGCAGGAAGTACAGCGGCAGGGCATCAACGTGGCCAAGTCCAGCAGCGGCTTCCTGCAGGTGCTGGGCTTTGTGTCCAACGATGGCAGCATGGATGCCAACGACATCGCCGACTACGTGGGCTCCAACATCGTCGACACGCTCAGCCGCGTGCCGGGCGTGGGCAACATCCAGGTGTTCGGCGGCAAGTACGCCATGCGCATCTGGCTGGACCCGAACAAGCTGCACACCTACAAGCTGTCGGTCGATGAAGTGACCGCGGCGATCACCGCGCAGAACGCACAGGTGGCCATCGGCCAGCTGGGTGGTGCACCGTCGGTGAAGGGCCAGCAGCTCAACGCCACCATCAACGCGCAGGACCGCCTGCAGACCCCGGAACAGTTCCGCAACATCCTGGTGCGCGGTGGTACCGATGGCAGCGAACTGCGCCTGGGCGACGTCGCCCGCGTGGAACTGGGCGCGGAAAGCTACGACTTCGTCACCCGCTACAACGGCAAGCCGTCCACCGGTATCGCCATCACCCTGGCCACCGGCGCCAACGCGCTGGATACCGCCGAAGGCGTGCGCGCGGCACTGGATGACATGAAGGCCAGCTTCCCGGCCGGCCTGGAAACGGTCATTCCGTACGACACCACCCCGTTCGTGAAGGTCTCGATCAAGGGCGTCATCAAGACCCTGATCGAAGCGATCGTGCTGGTGTTCGTGGTGATGTACCTGTTCCTGCAGAACTTCCGCGCCACCCTCATTCCCACCATCGCGGTGCCGGTGGTGCTGCTGGGTACCTTCGGGGTGCTGGCTGCGCTGGGCTTCTCGGTGAACATGCTGACCATGTTCGCCATGGTGCTGGCCATCGGCCTGCTGGTGGACGACGCCATCGTGGTGGTGGAGAACGTCGAACGCATCATGTCCGAAGAGGGCCTGTCGCCGCTGGAAGCCACCCGCAAGTCGATGAGCCAGATCACCGGCGCGCTGGTGGGCATCGGCCTGGTGCTGTCGGCGGTGTTCGTGCCGATGGCCTTCATGAGCGGCTCCACCGGCATCATCTATCGCCAGTTCTCGGCCACCATTGTTTCGGCCATGGCCCTGTCGGTGCTGGTGGCGATCGTGCTGACCCCGGCGCTGTGTGCCACCATGCTCAAGCCGCTGAAGAAGGGCGAGCACCACGTGGCCCACAAGGGCCTGGTCGGTCGTTTCTTCAACGGCTTCAACCGCGGCTTCGACCGTTCCAGCGAAACCTACCAGCGCGGCGTGAAGGGCATCATCCACCGCCCGTGGCGCTTCATGGGCATCTTCCTGGCGCTGGCCGTGGTGATGGGCGTGCTGTTCGCGCGCCTGCCCAGCTCGTTCCTGCCCAATGAAGACCAGGGCATCATGATGGCGCTGGTGCAGACCCCGGTCGGCGCCACCCAGGAACGCACGCTGGAAGCGATGGCCAAGCTGGAAGACCACTTCCTGAAGAACGAAGCCGACGCGGTCGAGTCGATCTTCGCGGTGCAGGGCTTCAGCTTCGCCGGTATGGGCCAGAACGCGGGCATGGCATTCGTGAAGCTGAAGGACTGGAGCGAGCGTGATGCCGACCAGAGCGTGGGTGCGATCACCGGGCGTGCGATGGGCGCGCTGGGCCAGATCAAGGACGCCTTCATCTTCGCCTTCCCGCCGCCGGCCATGCCGGAGCTGGGCATCGGTTCGGGCTATACGTTCTTCCTGAAGGACACCAGCGGCAAGGGCCATGACGCCCTGCTGGCCGCGCGCAACCAGCTGCTGGGTGCGGCGGGGCAGAGCAAGCTGCTGGCCAACGTGCGCCCCAACGGCCAGGAAGATACGCCGCAGCTGCGCATCGACGTGGACGTGGAAAAGGCCAACGCGCTGGGTCTGTCGATCAGCTCGATCAACAACACCCTGGCCGCGGCCTGGGGCAGCAGCTACATCGATGACTTCATCGATCGTGGCCGGGTCAAGCGCGTGTACGTGATGGCCGATGCACCGTTCCGCATGAACCCGGACGACTTCAACGTCTGGTCGGTGAAGAACGGGCAGGGCGAGATGGTGCCGTTCAGTGCCTTCGCCACCAAGCGCTGGGATTACGGTTCGCCGCGCCTGGAACGCTACAACGGCGTGTCGGCGATGGAAATCCAGGGTGAGCCGGCCGCCGGCGTTGCCTCGGGCGATGCCATGGCCGAGATCGAGCGCATCGCCAAGGATCTGCCGCCGGGCTTCGAGATCGAATGGACGGCGCTGTCCTACCAGGAACGCCAGGCCGGTTCGCAGACCCCGCTGTTGTACACGCTGTCGCTGATGATCGTGTTCCTGTGCCTGGCCGCGTTGTATGAAAGCTGGAGCGTGCCGACCTCGGTGCTGCTGGTGGCGCCGCTGGGCATCCTGGGTGCCGTGCTGGCCAACACCTTCCGTGGCATGGAGCGCGACATCTACTTCCAGGTGGCGATGCTGACCACGGTGGGCCTGACCAGCAAGAACGCGATCCTGATCGTGGAGTTCGCCAAGGAAAACCTGGAGAAGGGCGTTGGCCTGATCGAAGCGACCATGCACGCCGTGCGTGACCGTCTGCGCCCGATCATCATGACCTCGCTGGCCTTCGGTCTGGGCGTGCTGCCGCTGGCCATCGCCTCCGGCGCGGGTTCCGGTGCGCAGCGTGCCATCGGCACCGGCGTGCTGGGCGGCATGCTGGTCGGCACCGTGCTGGGCGTGTTCTTCATCCCGTTGTTCTTCGTGGTCGTGCAGCGCGTGTTCAAGCGCAAGACCGCGGCGTAA
- the smeD gene encoding multidrug efflux RND transporter periplasmic adaptor subunit SmeD, with the protein MHLTRIRPFLLSLAIAATVAACGGQPEQPQQGPGQVTVVTLKSESVGLTRELPGRTNAFLVAEVRPQVSGIVAKRLFAEGGLVKEGQPLYQIEDASYRAQANSARAQLARAEATANAARLSAKRITELAKVDAVSQQDLENAVAAQKQAEADVGAAKASLDAANVTLGYARITAPISGRIGKSSVTQGALVSAGQADALATVQQLSPIYVDLTQSSAELLQLRRELAAGRLQDNQTLPVTILLEDGSEFPHKGALEFSEVSVDPTTGSYALRVKVDNPDGLLMPGMYVRAVIGGGVRADAVLVPMQGIARDAKGDTSAMVVGKDNKVEVRPVKVSRAIADKWLVEDGLQPGDKVIVEGLQKIGPGMPVQATEKGAAPATPDAAPQPAAQPAGDAK; encoded by the coding sequence ATGCACCTGACCCGAATCCGTCCTTTCCTGCTGTCGCTGGCCATCGCCGCGACCGTGGCCGCCTGCGGTGGCCAACCCGAACAGCCCCAGCAAGGCCCCGGCCAGGTGACCGTGGTCACCCTGAAGTCGGAAAGCGTGGGCCTGACCCGCGAGCTGCCGGGCCGCACCAATGCTTTCCTGGTGGCCGAAGTGCGCCCGCAGGTCAGCGGCATCGTGGCCAAGCGGCTGTTCGCCGAAGGCGGCCTGGTGAAGGAAGGGCAGCCGCTGTACCAGATTGAAGACGCCAGTTACCGCGCCCAGGCCAACAGCGCCCGCGCCCAGTTGGCCCGCGCCGAAGCCACCGCCAACGCCGCGCGCCTGAGCGCCAAGCGCATTACCGAACTGGCCAAGGTCGATGCGGTCAGCCAGCAGGACCTGGAAAACGCCGTGGCCGCGCAGAAGCAGGCCGAGGCCGATGTCGGTGCCGCCAAGGCCTCGCTGGATGCGGCCAACGTCACCCTGGGCTATGCCCGCATCACCGCGCCCATCAGCGGCCGCATCGGCAAGTCCAGCGTCACCCAGGGTGCGCTGGTCAGCGCCGGCCAGGCCGACGCGCTGGCGACCGTCCAGCAGCTCAGCCCGATCTACGTTGACCTGACCCAGTCCTCGGCCGAGCTGCTGCAGCTGCGCCGCGAACTGGCCGCCGGTCGCCTGCAGGACAACCAGACCCTGCCGGTCACCATCCTGCTGGAAGACGGCAGCGAGTTCCCGCACAAGGGCGCGCTGGAGTTCTCCGAAGTCAGCGTGGACCCGACCACCGGCAGCTACGCGCTGCGGGTGAAGGTGGACAACCCCGATGGCCTGCTGATGCCGGGCATGTACGTGCGCGCGGTGATCGGCGGCGGCGTGCGCGCCGATGCGGTGCTGGTGCCGATGCAGGGCATTGCCCGCGACGCCAAGGGCGATACCAGCGCCATGGTGGTGGGCAAGGACAACAAGGTGGAAGTGCGTCCGGTGAAGGTCAGCCGCGCGATCGCCGACAAGTGGCTGGTCGAGGACGGCCTGCAGCCGGGTGACAAGGTCATCGTTGAAGGCCTGCAGAAGATTGGCCCCGGCATGCCCGTGCAGGCCACCGAGAAGGGCGCTGCTCCGGCCACGCCGGACGCCGCCCCGCAGCCTGCCGCGCAGCCGGCCGGCGACGCGAAGTAA
- a CDS encoding TetR family transcriptional regulator, translated as MARKTKEDTQATREGILDAAEACFHEHGVARTTLEMIGARAGYTRGAVYWHFKNKTEVLAAIIQRVHLPFMQELERTSSDERQTPIHDLRAVMIYSFIELSEDERLRKTMEIMLRSDASSESRALAELQQSGFRDALDRMERALRRAQDLGQLRAGADPKIAARMLHATVLGVLHGAMVEPELMDLKRDGMLALDMTLAAYVKDGVFVPGSIPEPLP; from the coding sequence ATGGCGCGCAAGACCAAAGAGGACACCCAGGCCACCCGCGAAGGCATCCTTGATGCGGCCGAGGCCTGTTTCCATGAACACGGGGTGGCCCGCACCACGCTGGAGATGATCGGCGCGCGCGCCGGCTATACCCGCGGCGCGGTGTACTGGCACTTCAAGAACAAGACCGAGGTGCTGGCCGCGATCATCCAGCGGGTGCACCTGCCCTTCATGCAGGAGCTGGAACGCACGTCCAGCGATGAGCGGCAGACGCCGATCCACGACCTGCGCGCGGTGATGATCTATTCGTTCATCGAACTGTCCGAGGACGAGCGCCTGCGCAAGACCATGGAAATCATGCTGCGCAGTGATGCCTCGTCGGAAAGCCGGGCGCTGGCCGAACTGCAGCAGTCCGGTTTCCGCGATGCGCTGGACCGGATGGAACGTGCGCTGCGCCGGGCGCAGGACCTGGGCCAGCTGCGCGCCGGTGCCGACCCGAAGATTGCCGCGCGCATGCTGCACGCCACCGTGCTGGGCGTGCTGCACGGGGCGATGGTGGAACCGGAGCTGATGGACCTCAAGCGCGACGGCATGCTGGCGCTGGACATGACCCTGGCCGCCTACGTGAAGGACGGCGTGTTCGTGCCGGGATCGATTCCCGAGCCGCTGCCGTAG